Below is a window of Leptospira sp. WS58.C1 DNA.
TTCCCACTGCTTTCCATACTTACACTTTCGGATAGGATCTTAATCTTGGAATTGTATCTACCGGCGGCACTTTCATGGGCGAGAAGGTACGGTCGTTGGGGAACTTCTTTCCCACTCATCTCCATCCGATTTTTTGCAACCGGGCTCATCGGACTCGGACTTCATTCTCTGATAAAAATATTTTTAGCCATCAACTCACCTAAAAAACTTTCCACACTCGAGTCGATCTCCCACTGGTGGAGTGATTTTTTTGCCTCGATCCTGAGCTTAAAATTATCAGGTGTCTTTCTTTTATTTGCGATCCTGGGCGGGGTCCTATGTTTAAGAAAAGGAAAAGAATCAGGGCATAGTTACGGATTTTTAGGATATTTCCAACTTAGCCTATGCCTTCTGCCCCCCTTACTCGGGCTCTATTCCGGCGAAAATTCGCTTAAATACAGCATCCCGGCAATTGTGATGGTCCCGGTTCTATTTGGGATTTTACCTTCCGTTCAAAACCAAAACTATCTCAGTCATTCTAGAAATTTCGCTTTTTTAGGACTCTTATTCGGCCTCGGGGTATTTGCAATATTTGGAGAAGGAGAAGCACAGTTCAGAGATCCGAGCGAATCTATCCGGCCACCTGAAACAGTCTGCGTAGACGAATGGAAAGAAAAAGATTCATTTGTTTTCGTACTTTCAGAACCGCGCAAAGCAAGAAGGATCCTCGCATATTCCGAAAAAAGGGTCCTCGCTTATCCGATAGATTTCAGCACACTTGAGGGCTCTTATTCGGTCTCCAACAAAGAATGGTTCCTATTCCCGCCGGAAGGACCGATTGCGATATTACCGGATGGCCTAGGAGAATCCAGGATCAAGTCCTTTTACGGAGAACCGACGCGAGTTTTACATTGTGAATCCGGGAGCGGAAAAATATGGGTCTACGAAGATAACGCTAAGATCAGAGATTTTCTACAAAGACCGGTTCAAAAAACAAAGTAAATAAAGGGTTGTGACTCGGAAGAGAATACGACCGCAAACAAAAGCCCAACTCCTACCAAGGCTCCGAAAAATAGCGGATGCAAATTTTCGTAAAAGTTACGAAAACTACCGTCTTTCTCGTCTCGATTGCCGACCCAGGTGGCCGCGAAAAATAGAAAAAATGCGATAATTAAAATACGCAAAGAAGAAAGCGAGGGATCCGCACCGGTTGAAAACCCCAAAAGTTTTTCGAAAACGATCCCTGTGGTTTTCCAATTCGGAGATCTAAAAAATACCCAACAAAGAACTACACAAAAGATCACAAAGATCCTATAGGAAAATCTGCCTAAAATCCCAAGTCCATTCGTAGCGGAAAAAAAATCGGGCCAAAATTTTTTTCCCATTCTTTCCATGGCTAAGAATAAACCGTGAACCCCGCCCCAAACCACAAAATTCCAGCTGGCTCCATGCCAGAGCCCACCCAAAAGCATGGTTAAAAACAAATTCACGTAAGTCCTTAGCTCGGTTTTACGATTTCCCCCCAAAGGAATGTATAAATAATTTCGCAGCCAAGAAGAAAGAGAGATATGCCATCTTCTCCAAAAATCGGAAAACCCGGAGGCAAGATAAGGCATCCTAAAATTTTCAGTCAGCCTAAAGCCCAAAAGAAGAGCGCACCCCAAAGCGATATCGGTATATCCGCTAAAATCACAATAAATCTGAAGAGAATAAGCGAAAACTGCTGCCCATGCATAGGCACTCGAAAATTCAGAAGGAGTCCTATAAAAAGAATCCGGTAAGATCGAAAGTTGATCCGCGATCACCACCTTCTTCCATACTCCCATCAACAGCAAAACGAGACCTTCTCTCAGCGGGAGTTCCTTCCATACTACCCAAGACTTGAGTTGAGGCAAAAAGGTCTTGGCTGGGACAATAGGTCCCGCAACTAACTGGGGAAAGAAGGAGAGAAAGAGTGCGTAATTCCAAAAATTCTTTTCAGGTAAAATTTCCCTTCTAAACACGTCGATCGTGTAACTCAAGGACTGAAACGTGTAAAAAGAGATCCCTACGGGAAGCACAATGCGCCATACAGGAAGACTTAAATTTAGCCCAAATGCCGATAATACGGCATTTCCGGACTCCATAAGGAAAATAAAATATTTAAAAAAAGCTAAAACACCTAGATTCAAAACCAATGAAAAAGTAAGTAAGGTCGCCCGCGCTCTACCTTCTTTTTGATCCATTGTTTTTCCGATCCAATAATCCAAGATCGTTGTCCCGAAAAGAAGGAGCCCAAACTTGGGATTCCAAGACATATAGAAAAAATAGCTCCCAGCTATCAAAAAAGACTTCAGGATCCATTCCGGAAGAGCGTTTAGCTTAGGCAAAACCCATCTTAGCCCAAATATAAGCAGAAAGAAAAATAAAAAGAGTGGGGTGGCGAAATTCATTTACCTAATTTTAAGCAATATTTAAGATTTTATAGTTTTGCTTGTTTATAATCTTTATTATGTTTTATTTTAATCCGTTTTCTGCTTAATATTCTGCTTTCTAAATTGTCCACTTGCACCGAACCCCACAATTCGGACAATTTGCAGTGATCTCAGCCTTTACTCGGCGGCCCTTAGGCGTTTCTACCTTTCCAATTGCCACGAATTCGAAGTCTACTCCTTCTGGAACATAGTGACCGCCACCATATTTGGCGGAACCTTCGATTAAATTTGAGCAGGCATGGCATTTTACTCTCAACTTGATTACTTCGGCCATTGGAAGAGGATCTACGAACCTTCTCCTTTCGCAAGAAGAAAGTAATTCTCGAGCCTGTCAAAACCTCATGGGGGTGTAAATCGGATACACATGACTAAATGACATATATATTGGCATTAAAGATGGGCGAGAGATCCCCATGCTGGGCTGTTTTATAGAGACACGAACACGAAACAACGAATGATAAGGATTTTGGATTAGATGCCCAGAAAGGGACAGTTGGCCCGAAAGATTCCTTAGGGCCCCCTTGGAAAGAATCAATGAAATTGCAGTATTTTTCCGAAACACCAAGGCAGCCGCCAGAAGTCTTCTTTCGAAAAGCAAAAAGGAGTCATCTCGACTATTCCGTATTGATTCTTTGCCCCACTCTCCGGGCAGAATCGCACCTAATTGAGACAATTAAATGCCAATATTTGGACATCCAAAGATTGAGCCGGATGGCCGAATTGACGCCTTATACTACTGCCAGCCTGAAAGGATCTTTTGGTTTTAATGACGAAATAGAGAGCATTAGCTTGGAGGCCACATACCTTCGAAAGGGAGCCCCTTTTTCTACAATCCCGCCGAGCGCCCCGGGTACAATGCATCGAGTTGGTCTGGACAATTATCCAATCCTCTTGCTTATAATTAGGCACTTGCACAAAAGCCCTAATCCGGGCGCTTGAAGTCGACTTTTCGGCGATAAATGACTATTTATGCATATAGTTGCCCATTTATGGGCATTTAATAGCAGATTCTGCCCATTTGCGAAAACTGCATTTTGTTCCTGTGCTACACACAGGGAATTTTTTGAAATTTAGGCTCTTTTGCGAGCGGGCGTCTGTTTTTTGGCAGGGGCTGATTTTTTGGGAGCAGTTAACTTCTTCTTGTCCTTTTTTGAATCGATTGCGCTTGCATCGAAGTTCACATCCAATCCCATTTTTTTATTTCGTTTCACCATATATACGAAATGTCTCACATACTGAGCATAAGGCTCAGGCACAGATTTAGGATCGAAGTCTAA
It encodes the following:
- a CDS encoding MBOAT family O-acyltransferase codes for the protein MNFATPLFLFFFLLIFGLRWVLPKLNALPEWILKSFLIAGSYFFYMSWNPKFGLLLFGTTILDYWIGKTMDQKEGRARATLLTFSLVLNLGVLAFFKYFIFLMESGNAVLSAFGLNLSLPVWRIVLPVGISFYTFQSLSYTIDVFRREILPEKNFWNYALFLSFFPQLVAGPIVPAKTFLPQLKSWVVWKELPLREGLVLLLMGVWKKVVIADQLSILPDSFYRTPSEFSSAYAWAAVFAYSLQIYCDFSGYTDIALGCALLLGFRLTENFRMPYLASGFSDFWRRWHISLSSWLRNYLYIPLGGNRKTELRTYVNLFLTMLLGGLWHGASWNFVVWGGVHGLFLAMERMGKKFWPDFFSATNGLGILGRFSYRIFVIFCVVLCWVFFRSPNWKTTGIVFEKLLGFSTGADPSLSSLRILIIAFFLFFAATWVGNRDEKDGSFRNFYENLHPLFFGALVGVGLLFAVVFSSESQPFIYFVF
- a CDS encoding phosphatidylinositol phospholipase, with protein sequence MAVKIKRTSFQRLLNAMKKVTSEVNDHEILRRLETLMVTSKEDLNQAVVRSLLENPLDFDPKSVPEPYAQYVRHFVYMVKRNKKMGLDVNFDASAIDSKKDKKKLTAPKKSAPAKKQTPARKRA